One part of the Sorangiineae bacterium MSr11954 genome encodes these proteins:
- a CDS encoding TlyA family RNA methyltransferase, producing MAKPRIRVDQLLVNRGLAPSRARAQAMVLAGTVYVGDTRVEKAGATVADDAPIVVRGADHPYVSRGGVKLEGALDAFGVRPTDLRCLDLGASTGGFTDCLLQRGARAVIAVDVGYGQLAHKLRVDPRVVVMERTNARTLTAESIGGAVDLTVVDASFIGIDRLTEAIARVTREGGELVALVKPQFEVGREEATRTKGVVRDDAVREQAIAGAVRAIEVVGFDILGQCDSVLPGPKGNREAFVHARRSAPCSGRLSTPTGP from the coding sequence ATGGCCAAGCCCCGGATCCGTGTCGATCAGCTCCTCGTCAACCGCGGTCTCGCCCCCTCGCGGGCGCGCGCGCAGGCCATGGTGCTCGCGGGCACCGTTTACGTGGGCGACACCCGCGTCGAGAAGGCGGGCGCCACCGTCGCCGACGACGCGCCCATCGTCGTGCGCGGTGCGGATCATCCTTATGTGTCGCGCGGCGGGGTCAAGCTCGAAGGGGCGCTCGACGCGTTCGGCGTGCGCCCCACCGATTTGCGCTGCCTCGACTTGGGCGCGTCCACCGGCGGGTTCACCGATTGCCTCCTCCAGCGGGGCGCGCGCGCGGTCATCGCCGTCGACGTGGGCTACGGACAGCTCGCCCACAAGCTGCGGGTCGATCCGCGCGTGGTCGTCATGGAGCGCACCAACGCGCGCACCTTGACGGCCGAGAGCATCGGCGGCGCCGTGGATCTCACGGTGGTCGATGCTTCGTTCATCGGCATCGATCGGCTGACCGAGGCGATCGCACGGGTGACCCGCGAGGGTGGCGAGCTGGTCGCCCTGGTCAAACCGCAGTTCGAGGTGGGGCGCGAGGAGGCCACGCGGACCAAAGGGGTGGTGCGCGACGATGCCGTGCGCGAGCAGGCCATCGCCGGCGCCGTCCGGGCCATCGAGGTAGTGGGATTCGATATCCTCGGCCAATGCGACTCGGTGCTACCGGGCCCGAAAGGGAACCGGGAAGCGTTCGTGCACGCGCGGAGGTCTGCACCTTGCAGCGGCCGTCTTTCAACGCCGACAGGACCATGA
- a CDS encoding helical backbone metal receptor, with product MPRFVPPGSRRPALTVALAVSLVLIALSCHCSRKHQDSPPAAKIDAAARVAKRVVSLSPSTTEALFAIGAKDVVVGRSRYCDFPPEALALPQVGGYADPNFEAVLALKPDLVVGGRGPAGVQLLDRLVAFGTEGYFPETESFAQIDAMLLGMGNRTGHTKEAEALIARMHAREAEVRAAVAGRPRPRVLIVFGLEPIVVGGPKSFSNEMIDHAEGDNAVRDGAVYPTLGMEQILALDPDVVVNAAVAGSHGHQRITRDAPGWSELRAVKGGRVVPIVDDSVLRPGPRVIEGVAVLARALHPDAAIH from the coding sequence ATGCCCCGTTTCGTCCCCCCCGGGTCGCGTCGCCCTGCCCTGACCGTCGCCCTCGCCGTCTCCCTCGTCCTGATCGCGCTGAGCTGCCATTGCTCCCGAAAACACCAGGATTCGCCGCCGGCGGCCAAGATCGACGCCGCGGCGCGCGTGGCCAAGCGGGTGGTCTCCCTTTCGCCGTCCACGACCGAGGCGCTCTTTGCCATCGGCGCAAAAGACGTGGTGGTCGGGCGTTCGCGCTACTGTGATTTTCCGCCGGAAGCCCTGGCCTTGCCCCAGGTCGGAGGCTACGCCGACCCCAATTTCGAAGCCGTCTTGGCGCTGAAGCCGGATCTCGTGGTCGGCGGACGCGGCCCCGCGGGGGTGCAGCTGCTCGATCGGCTCGTTGCGTTCGGCACCGAGGGGTATTTTCCCGAGACCGAATCATTCGCTCAAATCGATGCCATGCTCCTCGGCATGGGCAACCGCACCGGTCACACCAAGGAGGCGGAGGCGCTGATCGCCCGCATGCACGCCCGCGAAGCCGAGGTGCGCGCCGCCGTGGCAGGCCGGCCGCGCCCGCGCGTGCTCATCGTGTTCGGCCTCGAGCCCATCGTGGTCGGTGGCCCCAAGAGCTTCTCCAACGAGATGATCGACCATGCCGAGGGCGACAACGCGGTACGCGACGGGGCCGTCTATCCGACCCTCGGCATGGAGCAGATCTTGGCCCTGGACCCCGACGTGGTCGTGAACGCGGCCGTGGCTGGATCGCACGGCCACCAGCGGATCACGCGCGATGCACCCGGGTGGAGCGAGCTTCGCGCCGTGAAAGGCGGGCGGGTGGTCCCCATCGTCGACGATAGCGTGCTCCGCCCGGGACCGCGCGTCATCGAGGGGGTCGCCGTTTTGGCGCGCGCGCTTCACCCCGACGCCGCCATCCACTAA